TACAACAATGCCTATTTATAAAGCTTCAATTATATTCCTTAATGGACAAGTAATACCCATTACTTCTTCAATAAGGAATACTTTTCCTTATATGACAAGGAGAATCCTTGTCTTCCACACCAAGGAAAAACTTTTCCTTCTATACCAAGGAAACCCAGACCAAAACTAATTAGGAATTTGAGGCAATATTCAACAGTTTATATAGCCGAATTTGACCTGTGTTGATAATGAAACATTCCAGAAAATGCTACTGGCTTTCACTTCATGCATTTAATTGTAAACTCTGCTCAACAACCTCTAGAGTCATACCAGCCAATATATCCTTGAATTGATATATGCAGCTGGATTTCTATTAAATCTTCACCATAAATAGCATGTGTTCTGGTAATATGAACATATGCTCACTATCCtccccttaaataaataattaagttaaaaaaaaaatttcacatcttTTCTAGTGTGGTTTAGATTGCCATGTTGCATCTCTTTGTAATttcgaccaaaaaaaaaaaagaaaaagaaaaaaaaaaagagcaagtgTAATGACCCCACTCCAACTGTGTAGACATTGTTTGCTTTGGTTCTCAGACCATCACGGCTTTGTTCTCCCCCCTCCCAAAGCACACAACAATGGGAGAAAAGACCTTTACACATAAAAGGGAGATTACCCCTTATAAGCACATCCCCATGTGCTTCTCTAGGAGATGTGTGACTCCAAGATCGCTTCTTCCTTTGGTCCTTCATAATCCACCCTGTTACGGGCACTAAGTGGGTCCCTAATCTAGTCTTGTCTTTTAAGTTAATGTTGTTAGCAAGACAGACCATGGTCCTTCTTGGGCCCCTGCATGTGAAACCAGTGGTgcttttgtgtgtttgtgtgtgtgaatgtcttcaagaaaattttcatgCATAGAAAAAGGTTTAAAGTATTTAATATCAGTATTCAACCTATAAATCTTCTGTTTGCAGAATGATGGAAAACACACATTGTCAAGGAGAAGTTCCTGTTAATTTATTCAACCTTACCAATTTACAGACTGTGTGAGTATCAATTCAATTTCAAGTAGCACCATTTTCAACAAAATGGATGTTTAGAAAATCCAAATGAAAAAGCATGTAATTTTGTTAGATTTGAAAACAATGAAGTCTATTTTTACACACAATGACATGACTGTTTTGACATGTGGGGATAGGGTATTAAGGAACAACCGGCTCAATGGGACCTTAGATGTTGGCACTGCCTATAGCAACCAACTGCAACTTATCGATCTGCAGAACAATTCAATTGAAAGCTTCACAATAAGAGCTAAAGGATACAACAAGACATTGATGTAAgccatatttagttattttggttgttttattttagttgCACTATTAAAagaataactttttttcttgttggatttttttttctttggctgataattttggggggggggggggggtagagGTTCCAAACCTAGGTTTCCTTCATGAAGAGAATTGAGCAATTCAATTACATCATAAGACTCTTGGTTTGTTGGAGTCAAATTTCCATGATATGTACACTGTCTTCTGGTTTTATTTAGCAGTTTCTCACATCATTGGACTAattatccataatttttttgCAGACTTGTGGAAAACCCATTTTGTGAGAATAATGAGAATAATGTCGAGAGTTACTGCATGGTTCCCCAATCAAAAAACACTAGTGCATTCTCAACTCCACCAAATAACTGTCAGCCTATAAACTGCAATTTGGGTCAGGATTCCAGCCCTAATTGTAAATGTGCATATCCATACAAGGGAACTCTATATTTTCGAGCACCTTCCTTCTCAGATTTGGGAAACCTAAGTTACTACATAGATATTCAGAGTTCTTTAATGGAATTTGCGCAGTCCCACAAACTGCCTGTGGATTTAGTTTCCGTAAGTAACCTCTTCAAAGACTTATCTGAAAACCTTGAAATGAGCATACAAGTCTTCCCATCTGGTCAAGATCATTTCAATCGAACAGGAATATCTAACATTGGGTTTGTGCTTAGCAACCAGACATTTAAGCCTCCAAATGAATTTGGACCCTTCTATTTTAAGGCTATGCCATATGGTTTTTTTTCAGGTAAGTTCCAATTTGCATTCTATATTAAAAAGTAATACTTGCAATATTTGCCTTTTCTTATTGTGATGCAtctcttaaaaaagaaattgatacaATGTTAGCTTCATCTTATTatgacctctctctctctctctcatgtgcaTCATTTAGAGGAATACATAGAGTCAAAAAAGCAGTCAAGCATAGGTGTTATTATTGGAGCAGCAATTGGTGGCACTGTCCTGCTGCTTCTATTACTCTTAGCAGGGTTTTATGCATTCCACCAAAAAAGAAGAGCAGAAAGAGCTTCTGATCAATTACACCCTTTTGGTAAGATAACTATGACATACATTTTGTACTTGAGAGCTATTAATACAAAATTGTAAGGGATATAATCACTTTCACACCATACAAATGCAGCACGCTGGGATCCAAATAATGGCAGTGGTGGCATTCCTCAGTTGAAAGGAACAAGATGTTTCTCTTTTGAAGAGCTTAAGAAGTACACCAACAAGTTTTCTGAAGAAAATTCTATTGGATCTGGGGGTTATGGAAAGGTTTAAATATGAATACTCTCTCTAGAATATTGGTTGTTCACGAAAGTTCCAAGAATatataagatttttaaaattttatagcaAGAAATGTTTTTCACTTAATGCAATTTGTTATGTTCTTTTGCTACTTCAAATGTTTAATCTCCTTTACaaaatcttttcctttttatccgcatatatttatatatatatatatatatatatatttttttttttttttcggttaaTGAGAACTCCTTAAGTTTCTCAACGTAGTTCTGGACAATTTCTATCGATAAATTGTGTTACCAAATGTCTAATTCGTCAACATTACTACAGGTTTATTTGGGGACTCTTCCCACCGGTCAACTGATTGCCATCAAACGAGCTCAGAAAGAATCAATGCAGGGTGACCTTGAGTTCAAAACCGAGATTGAACTTCTGTCAAGGGTTCATCATAAGAATCTTGTCAGCCTTGTTGGTTTTTGTTTCGATCAAGGTGAACAGATGCTTGTATATGAGTATGTTCCTAATGGATCTCTAAAGGATAACCTTTCAGGTACTTCAACCACTATTAAAATGATTTTCAGAAGTTTTTTTATACTTCAACAGTGTGCCTTCCTCCAGGGACAATATTAGAGGAAAATATAATATGTCATAACTCTGATAGCTTCTTTCCAGGGAATGTAAATCATCATGTAGATAATGTTGACAATTTTTCATTAACATTTAATGAGATAGCTATTCTTTATGTAGGGAAGTCAGGATTCAGGTTGGATTGGATGAGGAGACTGAAAATAGCACTTGGTGCAGCTAGAGGCCTGGCTTATCTTCATGAATTTGCTAACCCTCCTATTATACACAGGGACATTAAGTCAACCAACATTCTCCTGGATGAACACTTAAATGCAAAAGTTTCTGATTTTGGACTGTCTAAGCCTATGGGTGAAGGAGAAAAGGGCCATGTCAGCACTCAAGTTAAAGGCACAATGGTCAGTGGAAAATCCTTTTGCAAAACTTTTTTAGTGAAAGAAAATAAGCATTAGGAGCTTATAATAATCTGGCTACATTTATTAATGGAAGAATCAGATCAAGACTTTTGCACAAAATTGTCCCATTTTTAGGGTACCTGATCCTTTTGTTGAATTGGATGTCAGTTGTATGACGATATTCACTATGTTAGGggtttatgattttattaatatttgtaatttgtgtgtttgattttattgGTCCCTAGTTGTATAGATCTAGTATACGTGGctcaataaaaatgattatttatcaaaaaaaaccTCTGACACTGTGACTTGATTTCTATAATGGTGTAGGGGTACATGGATCCTGAGTATTACATGACTCAGCAATTAACTGAAAAGAGTGATGTATATAGCTTTGGAGTGCTAATGCTGGAGCTGATAACTGCAAGAATGCCAATTGAAAGGGGTAAATATATTGTAAGAGTGGTACAAACAGCAATTGATAGAACGAAAGATCTATACAACCTTCAAGAAATTCTAGATCCTACCATTGGTTTGCAAACATCACTAAAAGGTCTAGAGAAGTTCGTGGACTTGGCAATGAGGTGTGTTGAAGAATTAGGAGGCAACAGGCCGACAATGGGTGATGTGGTGAAGGAGATTGAGAACGTAATGCAGATGGTTGGTTTGAACCCCAATGTTGAATCTGCATCCACTTCAGCTAGTTATGAGGATGTAAGTAAGGGGAACTCAGGCCATCCTTACAGCAATGAGAGCTTTGAGTATAGTGGGAGTTTTCCAACTTCAAAGACAGACCATCAGTGAGTATCCTTTTTACGTTTGAGCTTCTGCTAATTGGCTGCTTTAATTGTGTTGGATAGCTAGCTAGAAGATACTGTGATGGTTGTTTTCTTCACATGATAAAGAAGCAGAATTGTAATTTGAAAGTTGAATTAGTGTGAAAACACTAATGCTTGTTTAGACTCCCAATTTTAAATTACGATTTacttgcttttactctaacttatctaagtgcgaaACAAAAGTAAATGAAGTCATAAGCAAATCACAATGAGCAATAAAagtaaagcttaaagagtaaggAAGATAGATgtaaatacaagataacaccgagatgtgttatcgaagaggaaacagaaaaaactcgacgaaaaacctctccgtgaCCTTCCAAGttgaaatcgatccactagtgaataagttggagtacacaaatatcaaaaagaccctccaagttcaatctacctaatgtacttgagccctccaactTCCTGCTATTAATggacttctcggagtcttgTTTTCATTGGTTTCCAGATCCCATAATTCTGCTCGATTGCATTTGCCACTTAATGGCTTTTCCAATGCTTCTCAAAGGCACTAAAACTTCTCTTAACACTCAGAATGAGTGAGGTAAGTGTTTGGACTAAGAACCTCTCACAGATGTatagatggagaggtaggagtagaggaaaaccaagaGAATTTGTATAGACGACTATGGGTATAACAATTTCTAACTCTTAAGTgttttgctagggttttctctttgaaaaacatTCCTTACgattttgtgggtaatgagggtatatatagtgtgtgtaAAGAATTTAGTAAAACACTTCatttttgccaaacagagaGTTTTGTGGGTACCTCGCGAGATTGCCTTTCTCACAAAGTACTCGCAAAATGACAGGTTGGCATGACTCTTTATCTTTTAGTCTTGTGCTTCACATGTGACCTTTTCGCGGTTGCTTTACTCGCGAGCTAGTCATGATTCTACATTGATTTTCATTGCATGCTTGATTCTTCTCCAATCTTTCACACTCATCCTTTACAATTAAACCCACATAGATACAGGGAAATGGTTGACTGAATTACAACCAAATTTGGCATGTAATTAAAGCTAACAAAGGCTAGTTGAAAATCACAACATTACAGAATTGAAATACACACATCATTATcgtatttattttatattatttaatgtagAACAAATAACTGATGAATTAATGATCTAGTTTTCAACTTGTTAGATTATAGAGATAATTTTGTGTAAAAGTTAAAGAAGGTGAATATTCCTTACTTGAGGGATGATACTTATGTGATAAGGACTgacaaattaataattatgggacacttattttaaattagaaaatcCTACAACTTGCTAAAACTATCATATCCACTGCCTGTACTTTTGAATCTGTACTTGGCACAATCCATGCAGCCAATTACTGAGCAGCCATAGCCAATACAAACAGATTATTCATTTGAGGCTAAAAGGAACTTGCACTCCAAAGAATGACAATGCATGTTATACCTGCATAATTTTAATTGTatgagtaaaaaattaaaattttgtatgagtaaaaaattaaaattttccaaccACAGTGTCATATATATGCAAAGTTCCCTTGTCTTCTATATAATACCTTTTCAATTTCActtgtttatttttcattttggttgtCCCACTTCCTAATATCACTAAGGGTTgttttccaaacaatataaGAGAGCTGAGAGCCCCTTAGGTTTGTTTTGTAATATTTGAagattatttcattttcttgccGGGAAAGCTATTTATGATAGTGTGCTATAGGTCTGGACTAAATTCTATCCTGATGATATAGCTCCTCTAGTGACTCATGATGCTTTGTAATCTTTAATCTTTTATGAAATAAACTTGACCTTTGGATTtggattctaaaaaaaaaaaaaaaaaaaatctaattggaaCAACCCGGAAAACACTAAccttattatatagtccatgttCAACCGCCAAACACAATCATACATTTTTAATATACGCATCTATCGaccttttgaaaaaattatcaaattactcttcaaattaagaaaattattttatgttataaaattacaaataatccTAGCTTGGTCACAGTCACAGATTCCAGTTTACTATTGAAAGTTCAATTAGTGTAGAAACACTAATGTTTGTTTATATCCCCAATTTTAAATTACGGCTTAagtgcttttactctaacttaattaaGTGCAGAATAAGAGTAAAAGATGTGCAATAAACCAAAACACTACTATAATGCATAAGTAAGTACAATAATCGATAAatgtaaagcttaaagagtagagaagcgaaatgcaaacacaagataatattgagatgtgttattgaagagaaaaTCGAAGTACTCgacaaaaaacctctctgcgGCCCTCAAAGccaaaatcaatccactagtgaataattTGGAGTATATGAATATCGaaaagaccctctaagcctaattTACACAATATAATTGAGCCCTTTAAGCTCTAGCAACCAACAGACTTCttggagtcttgtcttcactagttatACAAATTCCGCAATTTCGCCCGATTGCATCTGACactcaatggcttcttccaatgcttcctatAGGCACCAAAAATTCTCTTAACACTTAGAATGGGTGAGGTAAGTGTTTGGACTAaaaacctctcaaggatgtgtagatagagaggtaggagtaaaTGAGAACTCTAGAGAGATGATGTAGGGGATTGTGGGTAAACAATCTCTAACTATCAAGTgtttggctagggttttctctctcaaaagtttcTTGTGAATACTCCTTGTTCTTCTTACTTTTCATGGCTAATGAGGGTTTATATAGTATTGGTAAAGATAAGAGAAAAAGCACACTCAAAAGTAATCAGGAAGAAAGTTTCACAAATGACTTATGAAATCTAGCATGTCAAAGACTTTTCAAATTCTAGCATGTGCTTTTCACGTGGCCTATTTCGCGGGTTGGCACTTGTGAGCCAGTCGCAAGCTAGTCACGAAATCATCATCTTCACCAAACTCTCACACAACCCTTataataaatcccacaaaaatacagggaaatgattgaatagaattacaatcaaatttgacacagaattaaaatcaacataaaatataattgtaaatcacaactttacaactATGTAATTAATTACAtctcccatatatatatatatatatatatatatatatatatatattccatctcTCTTAATTTCTCGATTGGCAGCTgcggctatatatatatatattccatctcTCTTAATTTCTCGATCGGCAGCTGCGGCTAATTTGGAGGAATAGGTATGGAATTAgactatatatatttaatacctCCTCTTTGTCCGTAACTTTCTATGAGTGCGAGAAAATCTTTGGGAGGAATAAGTTTTGGTAGTGAGTGATTACATGCATGCAATGCATGGTAGTAAGTAGTAACAccgatagatatatatatatatatatatatatatatattataatataatataagatcCTATTGCTTGAAAACCAAACCATTATTGGACTATTATAATTTCTAGTTGTCGACAGACTGGATTGCATGCCCGCACTTAATTATTCTAGTATTTGTAATCGGGTCATGTTAACAGGTGCTCTTAGGGCAATTCCTAATAAACCatattaagaaagttttaacattatttttatgaaaaaagaaatgttaaccaatgcccccaatgcccttagggcattggtttaggaaccatttttagaaacattttattgggagaatgataaaataataattgttgttaatagctttttatatttctcataaaaatggtgtaaatttttttctattaggtggcgtttggtacggagGAATCCACATTATTCCTAGTATCCAAATTCCAAAGAATGTGATGCCTTGCAGTCTGGATGCTTAGGAATGTAACTATTCTTATGTTTGGTTTAATTGTGAATCTAaaaagattcctaggaatgtgatattaggagaaaatgggcttttgccatttaaaaaaaaaaaaatatccagcATTTTGCCCcatttttgaaactatttagggaaatgcccctgttttgaaacttgattttctaaaaatagagtttcaatttaaaattcgatttttggacaattaagttatagcaaactgaaaatttaaaagaaaaaaacatttctggaactcgagttccattagTTCATGGACTCGAGTTTCATGTGAAGtactcgagttccttgaaaaaattcaagtaaaactcaagttccatgaactcgagtactttacatggaacttgagatccaaaaaggaaaattttcttttctaagtccacgttcgctataactcgatgttccaaaaatcgagttatacatttgaaacttgattttttaaaaatcaagtttcaaaataagtGCATTTCCTTAATTAGTTTTAGACATGAAGTATTTTGCTGGAAAATTTGTAAGAAAGGggtaaaagcccattttggcctgtgatattataatgtttggtttatttatagGAATCTTAgctgaattatttatttttctcattttatctTTAGATTTGTAAATCCAATATAagtcttttttataaaaaaaaaatcttcttctaaataaataatgaaaaacaaaatagtataaactataaattataacaaattcattaaaactatagTCTAATAGAAGAAAAGATGAATATATCAACAAAGTTGTCTATCCTATATATGTTGTGAAGGGAAgtgataaagaaaatgaaaagatattgatgatttgttttatattctatctcaattgcttaaatgataagaaaaaatggttaaaattgtcaatttataaaaaatagaatttctttTAAGCTTGGAAATTTGGATACCTACTTGTTTTAAATGGAATCTACCTTTCTACTAAAATGGGTTAAAGGGGGAATCCAAATTCTTCTAGCATCTAATTTCCTAGTGTGATTtacaaccaaacataggaatctttaa
This genomic stretch from Castanea sativa cultivar Marrone di Chiusa Pesio chromosome 1, ASM4071231v1 harbors:
- the LOC142621910 gene encoding leucine-rich repeat receptor protein kinase HPCA1-like isoform X2, translated to MGGRTGTLLLLLFMQYLVITLTANDDFNGLLSLQDELKNTPNWKASADPCDNWEGIKCNNSRVTSLILTSMNLMGKLSSEISQLSELQTLDLSYNKNITGPLPNSIGNLMNLINVNLIGCSFSGSIPDTIGNLQKLITLSLNNNNFSGHIPTSIGRLSNLYWLDLAENQLEGPLPVSDGNTPGLNMLVKAKHFHLEKNKFSGEIPSELFSSNMVLKHLLLSSNYLTGNIPETLGSVTHLEVIRFDRNSLSGPVPSNLNNLVNVSELYLSNNKLTGPVPNLTGMNNLHYVDMSNNSFDESDFPPWISSLESLTTLMMENTHCQGEVPVNLFNLTNLQTVVLRNNRLNGTLDVGTAYSNQLQLIDLQNNSIESFTIRAKGYNKTLILVENPFCENNENNVESYCMVPQSKNTSAFSTPPNNCQPINCNLGQDSSPNCKCAYPYKGTLYFRAPSFSDLGNLSYYIDIQSSLMEFAQSHKLPVDLVSTFKPPNEFGPFYFKAMPYGFFSEEYIESKKQSSIGVIIGAAIGGTVLLLLLLLAGFYAFHQKRRAERASDQLHPFARWDPNNGSGGIPQLKGTRCFSFEELKKYTNKFSEENSIGSGGYGKVYLGTLPTGQLIAIKRAQKESMQGDLEFKTEIELLSRVHHKNLVSLVGFCFDQGEQMLVYEYVPNGSLKDNLSGKSGFRLDWMRRLKIALGAARGLAYLHEFANPPIIHRDIKSTNILLDEHLNAKVSDFGLSKPMGEGEKGHVSTQVKGTMGYMDPEYYMTQQLTEKSDVYSFGVLMLELITARMPIERGKYIVRVVQTAIDRTKDLYNLQEILDPTIGLQTSLKGLEKFVDLAMRCVEELGGNRPTMGDVVKEIENVMQMVGLNPNVESASTSASYEDVSKGNSGHPYSNESFEYSGSFPTSKTDHQ
- the LOC142621910 gene encoding leucine-rich repeat receptor protein kinase HPCA1-like isoform X1, coding for MGGRTGTLLLLLFMQYLVITLTANDDFNGLLSLQDELKNTPNWKASADPCDNWEGIKCNNSRVTSLILTSMNLMGKLSSEISQLSELQTLDLSYNKNITGPLPNSIGNLMNLINVNLIGCSFSGSIPDTIGNLQKLITLSLNNNNFSGHIPTSIGRLSNLYWLDLAENQLEGPLPVSDGNTPGLNMLVKAKHFHLEKNKFSGEIPSELFSSNMVLKHLLLSSNYLTGNIPETLGSVTHLEVIRFDRNSLSGPVPSNLNNLVNVSELYLSNNKLTGPVPNLTGMNNLHYVDMSNNSFDESDFPPWISSLESLTTLMMENTHCQGEVPVNLFNLTNLQTVVLRNNRLNGTLDVGTAYSNQLQLIDLQNNSIESFTIRAKGYNKTLILVENPFCENNENNVESYCMVPQSKNTSAFSTPPNNCQPINCNLGQDSSPNCKCAYPYKGTLYFRAPSFSDLGNLSYYIDIQSSLMEFAQSHKLPVDLVSVSNLFKDLSENLEMSIQVFPSGQDHFNRTGISNIGFVLSNQTFKPPNEFGPFYFKAMPYGFFSEEYIESKKQSSIGVIIGAAIGGTVLLLLLLLAGFYAFHQKRRAERASDQLHPFARWDPNNGSGGIPQLKGTRCFSFEELKKYTNKFSEENSIGSGGYGKVYLGTLPTGQLIAIKRAQKESMQGDLEFKTEIELLSRVHHKNLVSLVGFCFDQGEQMLVYEYVPNGSLKDNLSGKSGFRLDWMRRLKIALGAARGLAYLHEFANPPIIHRDIKSTNILLDEHLNAKVSDFGLSKPMGEGEKGHVSTQVKGTMGYMDPEYYMTQQLTEKSDVYSFGVLMLELITARMPIERGKYIVRVVQTAIDRTKDLYNLQEILDPTIGLQTSLKGLEKFVDLAMRCVEELGGNRPTMGDVVKEIENVMQMVGLNPNVESASTSASYEDVSKGNSGHPYSNESFEYSGSFPTSKTDHQ